In the genome of Neisseria animaloris, one region contains:
- a CDS encoding NGO_0222 family membrane protein, translating to MNARKTYLLGIAFFTLLFMALVLLGSWLLSIGSKQFAVAGFLFAFAAVFGQIACLALYIRQVARNKAVQAARMQAEQQENKHV from the coding sequence ATGAACGCCCGCAAAACCTATCTGCTCGGCATCGCCTTTTTTACGCTTTTATTCATGGCTTTAGTATTGCTCGGAAGTTGGCTGCTTTCTATCGGAAGCAAACAGTTTGCCGTCGCCGGCTTTTTATTCGCCTTTGCCGCCGTGTTCGGCCAGATTGCCTGTCTCGCCCTCTATATCCGCCAAGTGGCACGGAATAAAGCCGTTCAAGCTGCGCGCATGCAGGCAGAACAACAGGAAAACAAACATGTTTAA
- the rnhA gene encoding ribonuclease HI yields MEKTVYLYTDGACKGNPGAGGWGVLMRYGTHEKELFGGEAETTNNRMELTAVIEGLKVLKRRCSVQICTDSQYVKNGMESWIHGWKKNGWKTASKQPVKNEDLWRELDTLVRKHDVTWAWVKGHAGYTENERADALANKGAAAFS; encoded by the coding sequence ATGGAAAAAACCGTTTACTTATACACCGACGGTGCGTGCAAAGGCAATCCCGGCGCAGGTGGCTGGGGCGTGCTGATGCGCTACGGCACGCACGAAAAAGAATTGTTCGGCGGCGAGGCCGAAACCACCAACAACCGCATGGAACTGACTGCCGTTATCGAAGGGTTGAAAGTTTTGAAACGCCGTTGCAGCGTGCAAATCTGTACTGATTCGCAATATGTGAAAAACGGTATGGAAAGCTGGATACACGGCTGGAAGAAAAACGGCTGGAAAACCGCGTCGAAACAGCCGGTTAAAAATGAAGACTTATGGCGCGAACTGGATACGCTGGTAAGGAAACATGACGTAACATGGGCTTGGGTGAAAGGCCATGCGGGGTATACCGAAAACGAACGTGCTGATGCGTTGGCAAACAAAGGTGCAGCGGCGTTTTCTTAA
- the rdgB gene encoding RdgB/HAM1 family non-canonical purine NTP pyrophosphatase, whose translation MFKQIVLASGNAGKLKEFTRWFASRHIEVLPQSALNVPECPEPHVTFIENAIAKARHASKHSGKPALADDSGICAPALGGAPGIYSARFAGENPKSDAANNAKLSAELAGKADQSCYYVCVLVLVRHENDPQPIIAEGIWRGVWQQQAAGENGFGYDPHFYLPELGCTAAELDPDTKNRISHRGLALVELKKKIDLLYPQ comes from the coding sequence ATGTTTAAGCAAATCGTTTTGGCCAGCGGCAATGCCGGCAAACTCAAAGAATTCACCCGTTGGTTTGCAAGCCGCCATATCGAAGTGCTGCCGCAATCTGCACTCAATGTACCCGAATGCCCCGAACCGCACGTTACCTTTATCGAAAACGCCATCGCCAAAGCCCGCCATGCCAGCAAACACAGCGGCAAACCGGCATTGGCCGACGACAGCGGCATCTGTGCGCCCGCTCTGGGCGGCGCACCCGGCATTTATTCGGCACGCTTTGCCGGCGAAAACCCGAAATCCGATGCCGCCAACAATGCCAAACTATCCGCCGAACTCGCCGGCAAAGCCGATCAAAGCTGTTATTACGTTTGCGTGCTGGTTTTGGTGCGCCATGAAAACGATCCGCAGCCGATTATCGCCGAAGGCATCTGGCGCGGCGTTTGGCAGCAGCAGGCGGCGGGGGAAAACGGCTTCGGCTACGACCCGCATTTTTACCTGCCTGAATTAGGCTGCACCGCCGCCGAACTTGACCCCGATACCAAAAACCGCATCAGCCACCGCGGGTTGGCATTAGTTGAATTGAAAAAGAAAATCGATTTGCTGTATCCGCAATAA
- the hemW gene encoding radical SAM family heme chaperone HemW, with product MTELSFTRAGHLTALPPLSLYIHIPWCVRKCPYCDFNSHQAKSDLAEQTYIDALLADLQTELPNVWGRPVETVFIGGGTPSLFQAASIDRLLGGIRSLVRLQPQAEITLEANPGTFEKEKFQGFKDAGITRLSIGVQSFNDAALTALGRIHNRSEALNAIETALGLFDKVNVDIMYALPNQTVQTALSDIQTAIATGASHISAYHLTMEPNTPFGHTPPKGLPQDEAAQDIEDAVHAELLSAGFEHYETSAFARPGQQCRHNLNYWQFGDYIGIGAGAHGKISYPTHIERTTRKRHPNGYLAAMHGNPADAIERKTVAAEDLPFEFMMNALRLTDGVPAAWLQERTGISPAHIAAQIRTAQQQGLLDTDPQFFRPTELGRRFLNDLLQCFL from the coding sequence ATGACCGAACTCAGCTTCACCCGCGCAGGCCACCTTACCGCCCTGCCCCCCTTATCGCTCTACATCCACATCCCGTGGTGCGTGCGCAAGTGTCCGTATTGCGACTTCAACTCGCATCAAGCCAAAAGCGATTTGGCCGAACAAACCTATATTGATGCGCTGCTGGCCGACCTGCAAACCGAGCTGCCCAATGTGTGGGGGCGGCCCGTCGAAACGGTTTTTATCGGCGGCGGCACCCCCAGCCTGTTTCAGGCGGCCTCGATAGACCGTCTGCTCGGCGGCATCCGCTCGCTTGTCAGGCTGCAACCGCAAGCCGAAATCACGCTCGAAGCTAACCCCGGCACGTTTGAAAAAGAAAAATTTCAGGGGTTTAAAGACGCAGGCATCACGCGGCTTTCTATCGGTGTACAGAGTTTCAACGATGCCGCACTCACCGCATTGGGGCGCATCCACAACCGCAGCGAAGCCCTGAATGCCATCGAAACCGCTCTCGGCCTGTTCGACAAAGTCAACGTCGATATCATGTATGCACTGCCGAACCAAACCGTTCAGACGGCCTTATCCGACATCCAAACCGCCATCGCCACCGGCGCAAGCCACATCAGTGCCTACCATTTGACGATGGAACCGAACACACCCTTCGGCCACACACCGCCCAAAGGCCTGCCGCAAGACGAAGCGGCGCAAGATATCGAAGATGCCGTTCACGCCGAGCTTTTAAGCGCAGGTTTCGAGCATTACGAAACATCCGCCTTCGCCCGCCCCGGGCAACAATGCCGCCATAACCTCAATTATTGGCAGTTCGGCGACTACATCGGCATCGGCGCGGGCGCGCACGGCAAAATTTCCTACCCCACCCATATCGAGCGCACCACCCGCAAACGCCACCCCAACGGTTATCTCGCCGCCATGCACGGCAACCCGGCCGATGCCATCGAACGCAAAACCGTGGCCGCCGAAGATTTGCCGTTTGAATTCATGATGAACGCCCTGCGCCTCACCGACGGCGTGCCTGCTGCGTGGCTGCAAGAGCGCACCGGCATCTCGCCCGCACACATCGCCGCACAAATCCGCACCGCGCAGCAGCAAGGTCTGCTGGATACCGACCCGCAATTTTTCAGGCCGACCGAACTGGGGCGGCGGTTTCTCAACGACTTGCTGCAATGTTTTTTATGA
- a CDS encoding phospholipase D family protein: MKFTFTCLMISALLSGCMSLPTLENRTVTQYLDVPPSPRLKSALKPTRGKDTGIEAGTSGIYILDDAHDAFVARATLIESADHTLDIQYYIWHNDVSGKLLFNMLHRAAERGVRVRLLLDDNNTNGLDNVLTALNSHPNIEIRLFNPFLSRKWRALGYLTDFPRLNRRMHNKSLTADNHATIVGGRNIGDEYFNISNDTVFADLDILATGHVVTEVSEDFDRYWASNSSYPLERIIKRADASEGFRELAHSDSDKNNILVGYHRDLENSRLFEAIKNNQIAWRHAKTKLISDDPSKGLNRDRSKPLISEKLDEALGSPEKEIYLVSPYFVPTKAGSRAISELIKQGVGVTVLTNSLQATDVAAVHSGYAKYRKPLLKSGVELYELKPSYAVPKSKDRGLTGSSATSLHAKTFIIDQQRVFIGSFNLDPRSARLNTEMGVVIESPELAQNMQRTLVNTTPSYAYKVTLNRHNKLQWQDPEDRLIHPKEPEAGFWKRITVKILSILPIEGLL; this comes from the coding sequence ATGAAATTTACATTTACCTGCCTGATGATATCTGCTTTACTTTCCGGCTGCATGAGTTTGCCCACCTTGGAGAACCGTACCGTTACGCAATATCTCGACGTACCGCCTTCTCCGCGCCTGAAATCCGCCTTGAAGCCGACCCGAGGAAAAGATACCGGTATCGAAGCCGGCACTTCCGGCATCTATATTTTGGATGATGCCCACGATGCATTCGTTGCCCGTGCGACATTGATCGAATCGGCCGACCACACGCTCGATATCCAATACTACATTTGGCACAACGATGTTTCGGGCAAGCTGCTGTTCAATATGCTGCACCGCGCGGCCGAGCGCGGCGTGCGTGTGCGTCTGCTGCTCGACGACAACAACACCAACGGTTTGGACAACGTATTAACCGCACTCAACAGCCATCCGAACATCGAAATCCGCCTGTTCAATCCTTTCCTTTCCCGCAAATGGCGTGCGCTCGGCTATCTTACCGATTTTCCCCGCCTCAACCGCCGCATGCACAACAAATCGCTTACCGCCGACAACCATGCCACCATCGTGGGCGGCCGTAATATCGGCGACGAATATTTCAACATCAGCAACGACACCGTATTTGCCGATTTAGACATTCTTGCCACCGGCCATGTAGTTACCGAAGTTTCCGAAGATTTCGACCGCTATTGGGCAAGCAACTCTTCCTACCCGCTCGAACGTATCATCAAGCGTGCCGATGCTTCTGAAGGCTTCCGCGAGCTTGCCCACAGCGACAGCGACAAAAACAACATCCTTGTCGGCTACCACCGCGATCTGGAAAACTCCCGTCTGTTTGAAGCCATTAAAAACAACCAAATCGCATGGAGGCACGCCAAAACTAAATTGATTAGCGACGATCCTTCCAAAGGCCTCAACCGCGACCGCAGCAAACCGCTCATCAGCGAAAAATTGGATGAAGCCTTAGGTTCGCCCGAAAAAGAAATTTATCTGGTGTCGCCCTATTTCGTGCCGACCAAAGCCGGCAGCCGCGCCATTTCCGAGCTCATCAAACAAGGGGTCGGCGTTACCGTGCTGACCAATTCCCTTCAGGCAACCGACGTGGCGGCCGTGCATTCCGGCTACGCCAAATACCGCAAGCCACTACTGAAATCGGGCGTGGAACTTTACGAACTGAAACCCAGCTATGCCGTGCCGAAAAGCAAAGACCGCGGCCTCACCGGTAGCTCGGCCACCAGCCTGCATGCCAAAACTTTCATCATCGACCAACAACGCGTGTTTATCGGTTCGTTCAACCTCGACCCCCGCTCCGCCCGCCTGAACACCGAAATGGGCGTGGTCATCGAAAGCCCCGAATTGGCTCAAAACATGCAGCGTACACTGGTCAACACCACGCCTTCTTACGCCTATAAAGTAACCTTAAACCGACACAACAAACTGCAATGGCAAGACCCGGAAGACCGCCTTATCCACCCCAAAGAGCCGGAAGCGGGCTTCTGGAAACGGATAACGGTAAAAATACTGTCGATATTGCCGATTGAAGGGCTGCTTTAA
- a CDS encoding helicase HerA-like domain-containing protein, producing the protein MTTFPIARSDGNTLEIQGKMANRHGLIAGATGTGKTVTLRRMAEAFSEAGIPVFLADVKGDLSGIVNAGSDSGKVAERIAEFGLGSGWLQGFPVRFWDVFGETGVPVRVTISEMGPMLLARLMNLNDTQEGLLNLVFRVADDNGWHLIDLKDLRGMLKHVADHAAEYRSQYGNVSPASVGAVQRQLLTLENEGAANLFGEPALNLEDWMQTEGSKGVINILNSEKLMRSPRMYSAFLLWMLAELFETLPEVGDLDKPKFVMFFDEAHLLFDNAPAALVEQIEQVVRLIRSKGVGVYFVTQNPLDLPDTILGQLGNRVQHALRAFTPRDQKAVKAAAETFRTNPNVNVVEAIAELGVGEALVSFLDEKGMPMPVERALVLPPQSNLTPLAAAERDGKFQKDILYRHYKDMVDNYSAYEALAELEQQQAEAKQAEAAAKEQAKAEKAAAAQPQKDGVVGGFLGGLFGSRKKANQGVAYDLADSVGDQINKQVTRAISRSVMGVIKNMLK; encoded by the coding sequence ATGACTACGTTCCCCATCGCCCGTTCAGACGGCAACACGTTGGAAATACAAGGCAAAATGGCTAACCGCCATGGCCTGATTGCCGGCGCGACCGGCACGGGTAAAACCGTTACCCTGCGCCGTATGGCCGAAGCCTTCAGCGAAGCGGGCATTCCCGTGTTTTTGGCCGATGTGAAAGGCGATTTGTCGGGCATCGTGAACGCGGGCAGCGACAGCGGCAAAGTGGCCGAGCGCATTGCCGAATTCGGTTTGGGCAGCGGCTGGCTGCAAGGTTTTCCCGTGCGCTTTTGGGATGTGTTCGGCGAAACCGGCGTGCCCGTGCGCGTAACCATTTCCGAGATGGGGCCAATGCTGCTGGCGCGGCTGATGAACCTGAATGACACGCAGGAAGGTTTGCTCAATCTGGTGTTCCGCGTGGCCGACGATAACGGTTGGCATCTGATTGATTTGAAAGACTTGCGTGGTATGCTCAAACACGTTGCAGACCATGCCGCCGAATACCGCAGCCAATACGGCAACGTATCGCCGGCCAGCGTCGGCGCGGTGCAGCGGCAATTGCTGACGCTCGAAAACGAAGGAGCGGCAAACCTGTTCGGGGAACCTGCGTTGAATCTGGAAGACTGGATGCAGACCGAAGGCAGCAAAGGCGTGATCAATATTCTGAATTCCGAAAAATTGATGCGTTCGCCGCGCATGTATAGCGCGTTTCTGCTGTGGATGTTGGCCGAATTGTTTGAAACCCTGCCCGAAGTGGGCGATTTGGACAAGCCGAAATTCGTGATGTTTTTTGACGAAGCGCATTTGCTGTTCGACAACGCCCCCGCCGCGCTGGTGGAGCAAATCGAACAAGTGGTGCGCCTGATTCGCTCGAAAGGCGTGGGCGTGTATTTCGTTACCCAAAACCCGCTCGACCTGCCCGACACGATTTTGGGGCAGCTCGGCAACCGCGTGCAGCACGCTTTGCGGGCGTTCACGCCGCGCGACCAAAAAGCCGTGAAAGCCGCCGCCGAAACTTTCCGCACCAATCCGAATGTAAACGTGGTGGAAGCGATTGCCGAACTCGGCGTAGGCGAGGCGCTGGTGTCGTTCTTGGATGAAAAAGGCATGCCGATGCCGGTGGAGCGTGCATTGGTGTTGCCGCCGCAATCCAACCTGACCCCACTGGCCGCCGCCGAACGCGACGGGAAGTTCCAAAAAGATATTCTCTACCGCCACTACAAAGATATGGTCGACAACTACTCGGCCTACGAAGCATTGGCGGAATTGGAGCAGCAGCAAGCTGAAGCGAAGCAGGCCGAAGCAGCGGCGAAAGAGCAGGCCAAAGCGGAGAAAGCAGCCGCCGCACAGCCGCAGAAAGACGGCGTAGTCGGCGGCTTCTTGGGCGGTTTGTTCGGCAGCCGCAAAAAAGCCAATCAAGGCGTGGCGTATGATTTGGCCGATAGCGTGGGCGACCAGATCAACAAGCAAGTTACCCGTGCCATTTCACGCAGCGTGATGGGCGTAATTAAGAATATGCTGAAATAA
- a CDS encoding YbdD/YjiX family protein translates to MSHKILHRIKRVWKTARLTANLMVGVPDYENYVARQRKHNPNAPVMTKLQFQDYCSKRRSGSNGGRCC, encoded by the coding sequence ATGAGTCATAAAATCCTGCATCGCATCAAACGCGTATGGAAAACGGCACGCTTAACCGCCAATCTGATGGTGGGCGTGCCCGATTATGAAAATTACGTTGCACGCCAACGTAAACATAATCCGAATGCTCCGGTGATGACGAAGTTGCAGTTTCAGGATTACTGTAGCAAACGCCGCAGTGGCAGCAATGGCGGACGCTGCTGTTAG
- a CDS encoding DHA2 family efflux MFS transporter permease subunit, with amino-acid sequence MDNMLMPTPSRWLPMLLAIAIFMQMLDATILNTALPKMAVDLNESPLNMQSAIIAYVLTLALLIPLSGYLVDRFGTRNVFVAAIGLFMTGSLLCAAAPNLTMLVIARIVQGLGGSMLAPVPRLTLMKVYDKSQLLNAINYAVMPALIGPVIGPLVGGYLVEYASWHWIFLLNLPIGALGIWIAMKIMPNIKGERGRFDMLGFLLFSVAVCFLSLSVELVTHPNALLFSTLTAIIGIAALWLYREHAKRDEDPLYAAHLFQVRTFRLGLIGNLASRLGISSIPFLLPLLFQVAFGFSASLSGWLVALVALASLLVKPVIKPIMARFGYRNVLVANTRILGLLIMAVALPVAETPLWLWVVLLLAVGVCNSIQFSAMNTLTIADLRPYQTGSGNSLMAVNQQLAMSFGIALGALMLQWWSQSGIIGQNLHTAFRCTFIGTGIITLFSSLIFTRLHHSDGSNLTSVKKE; translated from the coding sequence ATGGATAATATGCTTATGCCCACTCCGTCGCGATGGCTGCCGATGCTGTTGGCGATTGCCATTTTCATGCAAATGCTTGATGCCACGATACTGAATACCGCCCTGCCTAAAATGGCGGTTGATCTGAATGAATCGCCGTTAAACATGCAGTCTGCGATTATTGCTTATGTACTGACATTGGCTTTGCTGATTCCATTGAGCGGCTATTTGGTTGACCGGTTCGGCACGCGCAATGTGTTTGTGGCGGCGATAGGTTTGTTTATGACTGGTTCGCTGCTCTGTGCCGCCGCCCCCAATCTGACCATGTTGGTTATTGCCCGCATTGTGCAAGGATTAGGAGGTTCGATGCTGGCCCCTGTGCCCCGCCTTACTTTGATGAAGGTGTACGACAAATCACAGCTTTTAAATGCGATTAACTATGCAGTTATGCCCGCCCTCATCGGACCGGTAATCGGGCCGCTGGTCGGCGGTTATTTGGTAGAATATGCAAGCTGGCATTGGATTTTCCTGCTCAACCTGCCCATCGGTGCATTGGGTATTTGGATAGCTATGAAAATCATGCCGAACATCAAAGGCGAAAGAGGCCGTTTCGATATGCTCGGCTTTCTGCTGTTTTCCGTGGCAGTCTGCTTTTTGAGTTTGTCGGTAGAATTGGTTACGCATCCCAATGCTTTATTGTTTTCCACTTTAACGGCCATCATCGGCATAGCGGCTTTGTGGCTATACCGCGAGCATGCCAAACGTGATGAAGATCCGCTGTATGCCGCACATTTATTTCAGGTGCGTACGTTCCGGCTCGGCCTTATCGGAAACCTAGCCAGCCGCTTAGGTATCAGCTCCATACCGTTTCTGCTGCCGCTCCTTTTTCAGGTGGCCTTCGGCTTTAGTGCCAGCTTGTCAGGTTGGCTGGTTGCCCTGGTTGCGTTGGCATCGCTGCTGGTCAAGCCGGTAATTAAACCGATCATGGCCCGTTTCGGCTACCGTAACGTATTGGTGGCCAACACCCGCATACTCGGTTTACTGATTATGGCGGTTGCTTTGCCGGTTGCAGAAACACCTTTGTGGCTATGGGTTGTATTGCTGCTGGCGGTGGGGGTGTGCAATTCCATCCAGTTTTCCGCCATGAATACCTTGACCATCGCCGATTTACGCCCTTATCAAACGGGTAGCGGCAACAGCCTAATGGCTGTCAACCAACAGCTTGCCATGAGCTTCGGTATTGCCTTAGGTGCATTGATGCTGCAATGGTGGAGCCAAAGCGGCATCATCGGGCAAAATCTGCATACCGCCTTCCGTTGCACCTTTATCGGCACCGGCATCATCACGCTGTTTTCCAGTCTGATATTTACCCGTTTGCACCACTCGGACGGCAGCAACCTGACAAGCGTCAAAAAAGAGTAA
- a CDS encoding electron transfer flavoprotein-ubiquinone oxidoreductase — protein MTETIERDSMQYDVVIVGAGPAGLSAAIRLKQMAEQSGREISICVVEKGSEVGAHILSGAVIDPVALTELLPDWKELGAPLTRSVTADQVLFLTKNKAVKLPVTPNFDNHGNYIISLGALCRWLAEQAENLGVEIYPGFAASEVLYHHDGSVKGIATGNMGVGKDGEPTDNFQPGMELWAQQTIFAEGCRGSLTRQLIQKYALDRDCQPQTYGIGIKEIWEVPEGRCQPGLVVHSTGWPLDSKTYGGSFIYHLDNNQVAVGFVVGLDYQNPYLSPFEEFQRFKTHPEIRKTFEGGRRIAYGARALSEGGLQSLPKLSFKGGVLVGDAAGFLNVPRIKGIHTAIKSAMLAAEAVFPILENLEEVESFEHGKEAVAYEDLFKQSWAYRELHAARNIRPSFKWGLFPAMAYTGLEQYVFKGRTPWTIKHHGTDHGSLKKAAACRPIDYPKPDNVLTFDRLSSVFLANISHEENQPSHLTLKNPQTMLDVNVQEYASPETRYCPAGVYEIVEEGGKPQLQINAQNCVHCKTCDIKDPTQNIIWICPEGASGPNYGEM, from the coding sequence ATGACCGAAACCATAGAACGCGACAGCATGCAATACGATGTTGTGATTGTCGGCGCGGGCCCCGCAGGTTTGTCTGCCGCCATACGGCTCAAGCAGATGGCGGAACAGTCGGGGCGTGAAATCAGCATCTGCGTGGTGGAAAAAGGTTCGGAAGTAGGGGCGCATATTTTATCGGGTGCGGTTATTGATCCGGTTGCGTTAACTGAACTGCTGCCCGATTGGAAAGAGTTGGGCGCGCCGCTTACCCGCAGCGTTACCGCCGACCAAGTGCTGTTTCTTACCAAAAACAAAGCCGTCAAGCTGCCTGTTACCCCTAATTTCGACAACCACGGCAACTATATCATCAGCCTCGGCGCGTTGTGCCGCTGGCTGGCGGAGCAGGCGGAAAATCTCGGTGTTGAGATTTACCCGGGCTTTGCCGCATCGGAAGTGCTGTATCATCACGACGGCTCGGTAAAAGGCATCGCCACCGGCAATATGGGTGTGGGCAAAGACGGCGAACCGACCGACAATTTCCAGCCCGGCATGGAATTGTGGGCGCAGCAAACCATTTTCGCCGAAGGCTGCCGCGGCTCGCTCACCCGACAACTTATTCAAAAATACGCACTCGACCGCGATTGCCAGCCGCAAACCTACGGCATCGGCATCAAAGAAATCTGGGAAGTGCCCGAAGGCCGCTGCCAACCCGGTTTGGTGGTGCACAGCACGGGTTGGCCGCTGGATAGCAAAACCTACGGCGGCTCGTTTATCTACCATCTCGACAATAATCAGGTGGCCGTCGGCTTCGTGGTCGGTTTGGATTATCAAAACCCCTATCTTTCGCCGTTTGAAGAATTCCAACGTTTCAAAACCCACCCCGAAATCCGCAAAACTTTTGAAGGCGGCCGCCGCATCGCTTATGGCGCGCGTGCGCTCAGCGAGGGCGGTCTGCAAAGCCTGCCCAAGCTCTCGTTTAAAGGCGGCGTGCTGGTAGGCGATGCGGCAGGCTTCTTGAACGTGCCGCGTATCAAAGGCATCCACACCGCCATTAAATCGGCGATGCTGGCCGCCGAGGCTGTGTTTCCGATTTTGGAAAATTTAGAAGAGGTCGAATCGTTTGAACACGGCAAAGAAGCCGTTGCTTACGAAGATTTGTTCAAACAAAGCTGGGCATACCGCGAGCTTCACGCCGCACGCAATATCCGCCCGTCGTTCAAATGGGGCTTGTTCCCCGCCATGGCTTATACCGGTTTGGAACAATATGTATTCAAAGGTAGAACGCCGTGGACGATCAAACACCACGGCACCGACCACGGTTCGCTGAAAAAAGCCGCGGCTTGCCGCCCGATCGATTATCCGAAACCCGATAATGTATTAACATTCGACCGCCTGAGCAGCGTGTTTTTGGCCAACATCAGCCATGAAGAAAATCAACCGTCGCACCTCACGCTGAAAAATCCGCAAACCATGCTTGATGTGAATGTGCAGGAATACGCCAGCCCCGAAACCCGCTATTGCCCGGCCGGCGTGTATGAAATCGTGGAAGAGGGCGGCAAACCGCAACTGCAAATCAACGCCCAAAACTGCGTGCATTGCAAAACCTGCGACATCAAAGACCCGACCCAGAATATCATCTGGATTTGCCCCGAAGGGGCAAGCGGGCCTAACTACGGAGAAATGTAG